One stretch of Candidatus Effluviviaceae Genus I sp. DNA includes these proteins:
- a CDS encoding flavin reductase family protein, with amino-acid sequence MRKPALDARAALGLIHHGPVVLVTARDGRRTDIITVAWVAPVSGEPPMVAVAISPRRFSHGLIRRSGEFVVNVPSSGLLAAVWLCGSLSGRDTDKFEAARLTAARAQSVGAPLIAECFGHLECRVEKRVTAGDHTVFVGRVVAASADRAAFGKHLRLAAGSHTLHHIGGRRFLTSAGTVLEAGKRAPRRRR; translated from the coding sequence ATGCGGAAGCCCGCTCTCGACGCGCGCGCGGCCCTCGGGCTCATCCATCACGGGCCCGTCGTGCTCGTGACGGCCCGGGACGGACGGCGTACGGACATCATCACGGTCGCGTGGGTCGCGCCCGTGAGCGGTGAGCCGCCCATGGTCGCGGTGGCGATCTCCCCGAGGCGCTTCTCCCACGGGCTCATCAGGCGCTCGGGCGAGTTCGTGGTCAATGTTCCGTCGTCCGGGCTGCTCGCGGCGGTCTGGCTCTGCGGCAGTCTCTCGGGCCGCGACACCGACAAGTTCGAGGCGGCCCGGCTCACCGCGGCGCGCGCGCAGTCGGTCGGGGCGCCGCTCATCGCGGAGTGCTTCGGGCACCTCGAGTGCCGCGTCGAGAAGCGCGTCACGGCCGGAGACCACACCGTGTTCGTGGGCCGCGTCGTCGCCGCAAGCGCCGACCGCGCGGCGTTCGGGAAGCACCTGAGGCTCGCCGCGGGGTCGCACACGCTCCACCACATCGGGGGGCGCCGCTTTCTGACATCGGCCGGGACGGTGCTCGAGGCGGGCAAGCGGGCGCCGCGGCGCCGGCGGTAG
- a CDS encoding AURKAIP1/COX24 domain-containing protein — translation MPNLKKKRRKKMAKHKLKKRRRKDRHKKKVR, via the coding sequence ATGCCCAATCTGAAGAAGAAGCGCCGCAAGAAGATGGCGAAGCACAAGCTCAAGAAGCGCCGCCGCAAGGACCGGCACAAGAAGAAGGTCCGCTAG
- a CDS encoding integration host factor subunit beta, translating into MTKADLVDRVAAQTGLTKRDVAEVVEKLLEAIKNCLAEHEHIEIREFGTFKVRKRKASMKYNPRDRSQKVVVPEKAVPVFKPSRFLKDQVGRAGVPTPSSDSGGPRPDQHA; encoded by the coding sequence ATGACAAAAGCCGACCTGGTGGACCGTGTCGCCGCCCAGACCGGACTGACGAAGCGAGATGTCGCGGAGGTCGTCGAGAAGCTCCTCGAGGCCATCAAGAACTGCCTCGCGGAACACGAGCACATCGAGATCCGCGAGTTCGGGACGTTCAAGGTCAGGAAGAGGAAGGCGAGCATGAAGTACAACCCGCGCGACCGCTCGCAGAAGGTGGTGGTCCCGGAGAAGGCGGTGCCCGTCTTCAAGCCGAGCAGGTTCCTGAAGGACCAGGTCGGCCGGGCCGGCGTTCCGACACCCTCGTCGGACTCCGGCGGTCCGCGACCGGATCAGCACGCCTAG